In the genome of Desulfofarcimen acetoxidans DSM 771, one region contains:
- a CDS encoding ABC transporter permease subunit, with the protein MKKFKLLVGQNLLQLIILLFLSFLMVTAFMIDIPLMGLLNDSLNRLFMNGVLVLSLIPMLNSGAGINYGLPIGISAGLLGMCLSVNLKLTGYIGFLAAVTFSLPISIVFGYSYGMVLNKLKGKEEIAGVFIGFSFVFIMSLFWSIAPFNNPQMLWPIGGHGLRPTIGLNNYFAKILNNLWLINIGQFKISIGFLITFLILCLMVYLFFKTKIGLAISVTGENETFARLAGINVSAMRILSTVLSTALGAVGICVYAQSYGFIELYEAPLMMAFPAASAILIGGSTGRKASVRNVIIGTFLFQSVYVITGPVANTMLAPGVSEILRTVITNGIILYALLYEGGKTSIEQKYYY; encoded by the coding sequence GTGAAAAAGTTTAAGTTACTGGTTGGTCAAAACCTTCTTCAATTAATTATCTTATTATTTTTGAGCTTCTTGATGGTTACAGCTTTCATGATAGACATACCTCTTATGGGATTGCTTAATGACTCTTTAAACAGGCTCTTCATGAACGGTGTACTGGTATTATCTCTAATACCCATGTTGAATTCAGGAGCCGGAATAAACTATGGGTTACCGATTGGTATTAGCGCGGGCTTACTTGGCATGTGTCTGAGCGTCAATTTAAAACTAACAGGTTATATAGGTTTTCTTGCAGCTGTTACATTCTCTTTACCCATAAGTATTGTATTTGGTTATAGTTATGGTATGGTTTTAAACAAACTTAAGGGTAAAGAGGAAATAGCAGGTGTCTTTATCGGCTTTTCTTTTGTATTCATTATGAGTCTATTCTGGTCTATAGCCCCCTTTAACAATCCTCAGATGCTGTGGCCTATCGGTGGACATGGCTTACGACCGACTATCGGTCTAAACAATTATTTTGCAAAAATATTGAACAATCTATGGCTAATTAACATAGGGCAATTCAAAATATCCATCGGTTTCCTGATAACCTTTTTGATATTATGTTTGATGGTTTACTTATTTTTTAAGACAAAAATCGGTTTAGCCATTTCCGTTACCGGTGAAAATGAAACTTTTGCACGTTTAGCCGGTATAAATGTGAGCGCAATGAGGATTCTGTCCACTGTTTTGTCAACAGCGCTGGGGGCAGTTGGTATTTGTGTTTACGCACAGAGTTACGGCTTTATTGAATTATACGAAGCACCTTTGATGATGGCATTCCCTGCTGCTTCAGCTATTTTAATTGGCGGCAGCACGGGAAGAAAAGCCTCTGTTCGAAATGTCATTATAGGCACATTCTTGTTTCAGTCTGTTTATGTTATAACCGGTCCGGTAGCTAATACTATGTTAGCTCCGGGAGTTTCGGAAATACTCCGCACAGTAATTACAAACGGCATTATTCTATATGCTCTTCTCTATGAGGGAGGAAAGACATCAATTGAACAAAAATATTATTACTAA
- a CDS encoding ABC transporter permease subunit → MNKNIITKHYTNNKEILNLENINPVPFIFLLLFTVGMFFSEMSLSFVINEVITRFIRDGILVLSLLLPITAGMGLNFAITVGALSAQIVLILAIDLNFYGITGFIIACFFAVVLSVILGYAIGYILNKVKGKEMITTIIIGFLANGVYQLIFLAGYGTFIKPRNTEIILSRGVGVRNMVDLAPYRNILDNIWKINVGDIIIPVFMLIVVLSFCIISAYLMNTRLGQKIRVTGEDMQKAESLGININSVRINAMIISTVIASIGQMIYLQNIGMLNVYTAHLNSDIFSGAALLAGGATIRKAKVRHAVLGIFLFHSLFIVSPQAGQNIFGNAAMGEYFRSFVAYGTLVIALILNKNKLY, encoded by the coding sequence TTGAACAAAAATATTATTACTAAACACTATACAAATAATAAAGAGATATTAAATTTAGAAAATATTAATCCTGTGCCGTTTATTTTTCTCCTATTATTTACTGTCGGTATGTTTTTTTCAGAAATGAGTTTGTCGTTCGTGATCAATGAAGTGATTACCAGATTTATTCGAGACGGAATATTAGTTCTATCACTGCTTCTGCCAATTACTGCAGGTATGGGACTCAACTTTGCCATAACTGTTGGTGCTTTATCCGCTCAGATTGTTCTGATATTAGCAATTGATCTAAATTTTTATGGTATAACAGGATTTATAATAGCCTGTTTTTTTGCTGTTGTTCTGTCGGTTATACTGGGTTATGCTATTGGATACATTTTGAACAAAGTAAAAGGCAAGGAAATGATTACTACTATTATTATAGGTTTTCTGGCCAATGGAGTTTATCAATTAATCTTTTTAGCCGGCTATGGAACTTTTATCAAGCCTCGCAATACGGAAATCATTTTGAGCAGAGGTGTCGGGGTGAGAAATATGGTTGATCTCGCACCCTATAGGAACATACTTGATAATATATGGAAAATAAACGTGGGTGATATAATTATACCTGTCTTTATGCTTATAGTGGTGCTGAGTTTTTGTATTATTTCTGCCTACCTGATGAACACACGACTGGGTCAGAAAATCAGAGTCACCGGCGAAGATATGCAAAAGGCAGAAAGTTTAGGTATCAATATTAACTCTGTAAGGATAAACGCTATGATTATATCAACAGTTATAGCCAGTATAGGTCAAATGATTTATTTGCAAAATATAGGTATGTTGAATGTATATACAGCTCATCTAAACTCAGATATATTCTCCGGTGCAGCACTGTTGGCCGGAGGCGCTACTATTAGAAAAGCAAAAGTTAGGCATGCTGTTCTGGGAATTTTTTTATTTCACTCACTGTTTATTGTGTCTCCTCAGGCAGGACAAAATATATTTGGCAACGCCGCAATGGGTGAGTATTTTAGAAGTTTTGTAGCTTACGGCACTCTTGTTATAGCCCTCATTCTTAATAAAAATAAGCTCTATTAA
- a CDS encoding HAD family hydrolase — protein sequence MIEINVPGRGILCIKYLVLDYNGTIALDGDLAEHIKERINLLAERLDVYIITADTHGRCSKGCQGLSAKLHILSKPLGGPEKMDFVEQLGAVNVAAIGNGANDALMLEKAGLGIAVIGSEGTAVKSVLAADVVVTNIINAFDLLLKPKRLIATLRE from the coding sequence TTGATAGAAATCAATGTACCTGGCAGGGGAATCCTGTGTATAAAATATCTTGTTCTGGACTATAACGGGACAATTGCTCTGGACGGTGATCTGGCCGAGCATATCAAGGAGAGAATTAACTTACTGGCGGAGCGTCTGGATGTATATATCATTACAGCTGATACACACGGCAGGTGCTCTAAAGGTTGTCAGGGGCTAAGTGCAAAATTGCACATCCTTAGCAAACCTCTGGGCGGGCCTGAGAAGATGGATTTTGTTGAACAACTGGGAGCTGTTAATGTTGCGGCTATAGGCAATGGGGCCAATGATGCTCTGATGTTGGAAAAAGCCGGTCTGGGCATTGCAGTGATTGGTTCGGAAGGTACAGCAGTAAAGTCCGTTTTAGCAGCTGACGTTGTTGTCACTAATATAATTAACGCTTTTGATCTGTTATTGAAGCCAAAACGCTTAATAGCCACATTGAGAGAGTAG
- a CDS encoding metallophosphoesterase family protein has translation MKAISILIILVGVACIFGYYSHQNSKKPAVLTSENKASDKITFVVFGDCAISKKPFFNEKIIKLIIEGTNSFNPDFVMFLGDGTNRANPYDISNLKNVFNQINCPLYVTIGNHDIIRGNNEGMKMGNGENNFFKIFSDNMTSPNQECYYSFAFKDTYFIVLNTAWQESKNTLEHKLKPESEQWKWLIKQLELAQKDYTNTIIFTHIPPVAWKDPVERQEFYKLMNQYKVTAVFSGHIHCYYSSVINSTKYVISGGAGSNPHIPKEFGGFYHFIVCTVSNGELYMDLHKITE, from the coding sequence ATGAAAGCTATCAGCATACTTATAATATTGGTAGGCGTGGCTTGTATTTTCGGTTACTACAGTCATCAAAATTCAAAAAAACCAGCAGTCTTAACCTCTGAAAATAAAGCTTCTGATAAAATAACCTTTGTAGTTTTCGGAGATTGCGCGATTTCCAAGAAACCATTTTTTAATGAGAAAATTATAAAATTAATTATTGAAGGCACTAACTCATTTAATCCTGATTTTGTAATGTTTCTCGGAGATGGCACTAACAGAGCAAATCCATATGATATATCTAATCTTAAAAATGTATTTAATCAAATAAACTGCCCTTTATATGTTACCATTGGTAATCACGATATTATCAGGGGCAACAATGAAGGTATGAAAATGGGAAATGGTGAAAACAATTTTTTTAAAATTTTTTCGGACAATATGACTTCACCTAATCAAGAATGCTACTACTCATTTGCTTTTAAAGATACATACTTCATTGTTTTAAACACCGCCTGGCAAGAAAGCAAGAACACCCTTGAACATAAGTTAAAGCCTGAATCAGAACAGTGGAAATGGTTAATAAAGCAACTTGAATTAGCTCAAAAAGATTATACCAATACAATTATATTTACCCACATTCCCCCTGTAGCCTGGAAAGATCCCGTTGAAAGACAAGAATTTTATAAACTGATGAATCAATATAAAGTAACGGCTGTATTCTCCGGGCATATACACTGTTACTACAGCTCTGTTATAAATTCCACTAAATATGTTATATCCGGAGGTGCTGGTTCAAATCCTCATATACCCAAAGAATTCGGCGGCTTTTATCACTTTATAGTATGTACTGTCTCGAATGGAGAGTTATATATGGATTTGCACAAAATTACTGAATAA
- a CDS encoding cysteine hydrolase family protein gives MHNNKKLLLVVDMLKDFLDPDGKLYCGDKSRDIIPYVQNLVKNFIDEDNDVLFICDSHNENDLEFEMFPPHCISNTDGALVIDELSDYVAADNIIRKTRFSAFYNTNLDKLLEQANYEQVHIVGVCTNICVMYTAEELCNRDINTYVHKKGVQSFDSEAHKFALQQMKYVLGAKVI, from the coding sequence ATGCATAACAACAAAAAACTCCTGTTGGTAGTAGATATGTTGAAGGATTTTCTGGATCCGGACGGCAAGCTTTATTGTGGGGACAAATCAAGGGATATCATTCCTTATGTACAAAACCTGGTCAAAAATTTTATTGACGAAGATAATGATGTGTTGTTTATCTGCGACAGTCATAATGAAAATGATTTGGAATTCGAAATGTTTCCCCCGCATTGTATCAGTAATACGGATGGGGCGCTTGTAATTGATGAATTAAGTGATTATGTAGCAGCAGATAATATAATTAGAAAAACACGTTTTAGCGCTTTTTATAATACGAATTTGGATAAGCTTTTGGAGCAGGCAAATTACGAGCAGGTTCATATTGTTGGGGTTTGCACGAATATTTGTGTTATGTACACGGCTGAAGAATTATGTAACCGTGATATAAATACCTACGTACATAAAAAAGGTGTACAGTCTTTTGACAGCGAGGCGCATAAATTTGCGCTGCAGCAGATGAAATATGTTCTGGGTGCCAAAGTAATATGA
- a CDS encoding sugar ABC transporter ATP-binding protein: MLKLCNISKRYGNIEVLKKINLEIKPGEIHGLVGENGAGKSTLLNILFGMSDIGNSGGYKGDIFLEGKKVTIQNSNQAVKLGIGMVHQEFALIPYLTVRENILMGREKVFPLSKKFLGESLAYIDKEKNRKKTVNILQRLNIKLDSELKILDLSVNLKHFVEFAREISKESLKVLLLDEPTSALCREDTEKLLKVLHNNDLKDTAIILISHRLEEIVSICHKVSVLRNGEIVDSFNLSNFKSNQLKTSVIKHIARSMIGHTINKIQRNKRKKLQDKEDPVIMTFKDFSVHMPGEMISSINFNIYLGEIVGIAGLSGHGKLALGNGMFGIYPYSGHVIFDNQQLDITNTAEVLAKGIYLLPDDRRNSGLLLDRSIMENIIFTPVQIKNEFLAPFFYNNLSFIDRKKSSDYTKQCIKKFDIRCHNIKQKVNSLSGGNQQKVCLARAITMHPKILFVNEPTRGIDIAAKEIILHILLDINQNLGTTVIIASSELDELKRVCDRIVVMHEGKIFNIFSPETDDIEIILAFSGEMLTESEKV; encoded by the coding sequence ATGCTAAAGTTATGCAATATTTCAAAAAGGTACGGTAATATTGAAGTCTTAAAAAAAATTAACTTGGAAATAAAACCAGGTGAAATTCATGGGCTGGTTGGAGAAAACGGTGCCGGCAAAAGTACGTTATTGAATATATTATTCGGCATGTCTGATATTGGAAATTCGGGAGGTTACAAAGGAGATATCTTTCTGGAAGGCAAAAAAGTGACGATTCAGAATTCCAACCAGGCGGTAAAATTAGGCATTGGCATGGTACATCAAGAATTCGCTCTAATTCCGTATTTGACGGTGAGGGAAAATATCTTGATGGGAAGAGAAAAAGTCTTCCCTCTAAGCAAAAAATTTTTAGGTGAGAGCCTGGCTTATATAGATAAAGAAAAAAACCGAAAAAAGACGGTAAATATCTTACAAAGGTTAAATATCAAGCTGGATTCTGAATTAAAAATTTTGGACTTATCTGTTAACTTAAAACACTTTGTTGAGTTTGCCAGAGAAATAAGCAAAGAGTCCTTAAAAGTTCTGCTATTGGATGAACCAACTTCAGCTTTATGCCGGGAGGATACGGAAAAACTGTTGAAAGTGTTGCACAATAATGATTTAAAGGATACGGCTATAATACTTATCTCTCACAGGTTAGAGGAAATAGTATCTATTTGCCATAAAGTCAGTGTATTGAGAAACGGTGAAATTGTTGACTCCTTCAATTTAAGCAATTTTAAATCTAATCAACTAAAAACATCTGTTATAAAACATATTGCCAGGAGCATGATAGGGCATACCATAAACAAGATACAGCGCAATAAAAGGAAAAAACTGCAAGATAAAGAAGACCCGGTTATTATGACTTTTAAAGATTTCAGTGTCCATATGCCGGGAGAAATGATTAGCAGCATTAATTTTAATATCTACCTCGGTGAGATTGTAGGTATTGCCGGTCTATCCGGACATGGGAAATTAGCTCTTGGTAATGGAATGTTTGGTATCTACCCGTACTCGGGACACGTAATTTTTGATAATCAGCAACTTGATATTACAAATACTGCAGAGGTTCTCGCTAAAGGGATTTACCTTCTGCCAGATGACCGAAGAAATTCGGGTTTGCTGCTCGACAGATCAATTATGGAAAATATAATTTTTACACCCGTACAGATAAAAAATGAATTTTTAGCCCCTTTCTTTTATAATAATCTCAGCTTTATTGATAGAAAAAAAAGCTCCGACTATACGAAGCAGTGTATTAAAAAGTTTGATATACGCTGCCATAACATAAAACAAAAGGTAAATTCTCTTAGCGGAGGAAACCAACAAAAGGTATGTCTGGCAAGAGCCATAACAATGCATCCAAAAATATTATTTGTTAATGAGCCAACAAGAGGCATTGATATTGCAGCCAAGGAAATTATTCTGCATATTCTATTGGATATCAATCAAAATCTGGGAACAACCGTTATTATAGCCTCCAGTGAATTGGACGAACTAAAACGTGTTTGCGACAGAATAGTTGTTATGCATGAAGGCAAAATCTTTAATATATTTTCGCCGGAAACAGACGATATAGAAATTATCCTTGCGTTTTCAGGGGAGATGTTAACTGAGAGTGAAAAAGTTTAA
- a CDS encoding DUF3798 domain-containing protein codes for MIKKISTLLILVFLTISCAACSSNTQTTSTTPNAETFKVGVVTPTLSASEDEFRGAEKVSKKYPNMIKHIVLPDNFSAEQETAISQIVSLGDDKEIKAVVICAGYSGILPAIQKIKEKRPDMVVVTAPIWDDPDLMSKYIDLCLDTDWLQRGETIPTKAHKMGAKTFIHYSFPTHMAKELLANRRDKMKETCSKLGMTFVEINTPDPQTGGGPSAMLQFLQEDIPRQIDKYGKDTCIFGTNCPMQDVIIAKELELGFIMAEQCCPTPTQGFPAAMGLEIKPEDAGNFPKINEMIKEKAAKANVTGRLSTWPIPVGVFFPEFAVEVAKGIVEGKVDKTNVEQLNQIANKIAGVNVTFNKMKPELNNYWLIIMDSIIY; via the coding sequence GTGATTAAAAAAATATCTACTCTATTAATTCTGGTCTTTTTGACTATTAGCTGTGCAGCCTGCAGCAGCAATACACAAACCACGTCAACAACACCAAACGCAGAAACTTTTAAAGTTGGTGTAGTAACCCCTACACTTTCTGCCAGTGAAGACGAGTTCAGAGGCGCAGAAAAGGTTAGCAAAAAATATCCCAACATGATCAAACATATTGTATTGCCGGATAATTTTTCTGCTGAACAGGAAACAGCTATTTCACAAATAGTCAGCCTGGGTGATGATAAAGAAATCAAAGCGGTAGTCATATGTGCAGGCTATTCAGGAATTTTGCCTGCCATCCAAAAAATAAAAGAAAAGAGACCGGACATGGTCGTGGTAACCGCTCCTATCTGGGATGACCCTGATTTGATGTCCAAATACATAGACCTCTGCCTGGATACCGACTGGCTACAAAGAGGGGAAACGATACCTACCAAAGCCCATAAAATGGGGGCTAAGACTTTCATCCATTACTCTTTCCCGACTCATATGGCCAAAGAACTGCTGGCTAATAGAAGAGATAAAATGAAAGAAACATGCAGCAAATTGGGTATGACTTTTGTAGAGATAAACACACCGGATCCTCAGACAGGTGGTGGGCCTTCCGCTATGTTGCAATTCTTGCAAGAGGATATTCCAAGACAAATAGACAAGTATGGAAAGGATACCTGTATTTTTGGTACAAATTGCCCTATGCAGGATGTAATAATTGCTAAAGAACTGGAATTAGGTTTTATCATGGCCGAACAATGCTGTCCTACACCCACACAAGGTTTTCCAGCTGCTATGGGCCTGGAAATCAAGCCGGAAGATGCGGGCAATTTCCCTAAGATTAATGAAATGATTAAGGAGAAAGCGGCAAAGGCCAATGTAACAGGCAGGTTATCAACCTGGCCAATTCCGGTTGGCGTATTCTTCCCGGAATTTGCAGTTGAAGTAGCAAAAGGCATTGTCGAAGGAAAAGTTGATAAGACAAATGTTGAGCAGTTAAATCAAATTGCTAATAAGATTGCCGGGGTTAACGTGACCTTTAATAAAATGAAACCCGAATTAAATAACTACTGGCTAATCATTATGGATTCAATTATTTATTAA
- a CDS encoding double-cubane-cluster-containing anaerobic reductase, whose protein sequence is MLSLSYLNEVEKQVILSTKEQKAKGTKVVGVYCAFTPRELIAAAGGIPVSLCGSSNKPIPAAEQHLPKNLCPLIKSSYGFAITNTCPYFDLADILIADATCDGKKKMFELLSRIKPVHLLQLPQTSASKSAFEYWLSELYLLKDLLEEKLECKITNEKLFETIRLYNKARQLKNSLFQLNKKGQTLLTGREINIAIDSWGLEIDLSSHITRLLRVIEYALIRGGTEPKPRILLTGCPTTCKKVLNIIEEAATVVVMENCGGMKTLVDSVDESGDPMTALAKYYLNIACPCMTPNQRRYDILSKLIEEYMVDGVIDLTWQACHTYNIESYPLGRFIQNLGIPYLQLETDYSESDENWIRVRVEAFVEMF, encoded by the coding sequence ATGTTAAGTCTTAGTTATCTAAATGAAGTAGAAAAGCAAGTGATACTATCAACCAAAGAACAAAAGGCGAAGGGTACTAAGGTGGTAGGTGTATACTGCGCCTTTACCCCAAGAGAGCTAATTGCTGCAGCAGGTGGCATACCGGTATCTTTATGTGGATCTTCCAATAAACCTATACCTGCGGCAGAACAGCACTTACCTAAAAACTTATGTCCCTTAATCAAATCGAGCTACGGTTTTGCGATAACCAACACCTGTCCCTATTTTGATCTTGCAGATATTCTTATAGCAGATGCTACTTGTGACGGTAAGAAAAAAATGTTTGAACTATTGAGCAGGATTAAACCGGTACATTTGCTTCAGTTACCGCAAACATCCGCCAGTAAAAGCGCTTTCGAATACTGGTTAAGCGAATTATACCTTCTTAAGGATCTATTAGAAGAAAAATTAGAATGTAAAATTACTAATGAAAAACTATTTGAGACAATCAGGCTATACAATAAGGCCAGACAGCTAAAAAACAGTCTTTTTCAATTGAATAAAAAGGGGCAAACCCTTTTGACCGGTCGAGAAATTAATATTGCTATCGATAGCTGGGGTTTAGAAATTGACTTATCTTCTCACATAACAAGACTATTACGGGTAATTGAATATGCTCTAATAAGAGGCGGTACAGAGCCTAAACCCCGCATTTTACTAACCGGATGCCCAACCACTTGTAAAAAGGTATTAAATATTATTGAAGAAGCAGCCACGGTTGTAGTTATGGAAAACTGTGGCGGTATGAAAACGCTGGTCGATTCAGTAGATGAATCAGGTGATCCTATGACTGCTTTAGCTAAGTATTATCTTAATATTGCCTGTCCCTGCATGACACCTAATCAGCGCCGGTATGATATCTTGTCAAAGTTAATTGAGGAATACATGGTTGACGGGGTTATTGACCTAACCTGGCAGGCCTGCCATACCTACAATATTGAATCTTATCCACTTGGCAGGTTTATTCAAAATCTAGGTATTCCTTATCTTCAACTGGAGACTGATTATTCTGAATCGGATGAAAACTGGATTAGAGTAAGAGTTGAGGCTTTTGTTGAAATGTTTTAG
- a CDS encoding O-methyltransferase — protein MPKILPEDVQQYIRNLIPPRDELLSFMEKTAAEKVVPIVEPEVAQLLYWLALSHKCSRVLEIGTGIGYSTLWLAKAVIPVGGKITTIEINKPRYDTACENFRRAGLVENIELIFGDAREILFDLSGPYDLIFLDAAKGKYLEFLEKCVDILQPGGILAAEDVFMRGMVISGEIDKRRNKTAVSRLKDYLERIIQHPQLETTIIPMGDGIALSLKKQNEINNRSVTGR, from the coding sequence ATGCCAAAAATTTTGCCGGAAGATGTACAGCAGTATATAAGAAATTTAATCCCACCAAGAGATGAATTGCTGTCTTTTATGGAAAAGACAGCAGCAGAAAAAGTGGTACCTATAGTGGAGCCCGAAGTAGCGCAACTTTTATACTGGCTGGCGCTTTCTCATAAGTGTAGCAGAGTTTTGGAGATAGGTACGGGTATTGGCTATTCCACTCTCTGGTTGGCTAAAGCCGTGATACCTGTAGGAGGTAAGATAACTACTATAGAAATTAACAAGCCCCGTTATGACACCGCCTGTGAGAACTTTAGACGGGCAGGCTTAGTGGAAAATATTGAATTAATTTTTGGCGATGCCAGAGAAATCCTATTCGATCTGTCAGGGCCCTATGACTTAATTTTCCTTGATGCGGCTAAGGGTAAATACCTTGAATTTTTAGAAAAATGCGTAGATATATTGCAGCCTGGAGGAATTTTGGCGGCAGAAGATGTCTTTATGCGTGGAATGGTTATTTCCGGAGAAATAGATAAGCGAAGAAACAAAACAGCAGTAAGCAGGTTAAAAGATTATTTGGAAAGGATAATACAGCACCCTCAGCTAGAAACGACTATAATTCCAATGGGAGACGGTATTGCTCTGAGCTTAAAAAAACAGAATGAAATAAATAATCGTAGCGTAACTGGTAGATAA
- a CDS encoding transglycosylase domain-containing protein has product MSKRRSKRRFHPWRFLFKFFLVLTILCAAGLVASFAYVGLYDMPVLNTNVLTGDTSTVLMDTNENVIARLGSDERLPVKIKQVPQLVKDAFLAIEDIRFYQHHGVDLRAIIRAAWVNISGGELREGGSTITQQLIKISYLTPDRTFERKIQEIILSVQLERKYTKDEIFEMYLNRVYLGAGAYGIQSAAKIYFSKDINQLTLAETALLAGLPQAPSSYSPVQNPSAALERRNMVLDKMLKYNIIDEANYQMAKSEEVKLHYTPPKQTYDYPFFVDYVTDQLIDKYGEASVYKGGLTVYVTIDRELQKIAEAAMSNKNNYPSTVIASNGTAQPQGAAVFLDPHTGYIKAIVGGRQHTQARQLNRATQMWRQPGSTFKPIIAYGPAVEYKNMKPSTIVYDKPTTYGNWSPSNDDGIFRGAVSLRTALAKSINMVAVELLHEVSISQAKKFAVSLGIESLDEHDAGLGIALGGLHKGVTPLELAGAYGAFANQGVLVEPTAILKVKRPDGSVLEEDKPASRRVMKQTTAETMTDMLQSVVEKGTATAAAMERPVAGKTGTTDDNKDIWFVGYTPELLGAVWIGYDTPKAMPHAYGGTYPARMWKQVVSKALDGVAVARFPGTRAQDTVYVPKTTDDSVSDESEDKNTDNETTFDDTLLIPPAGETGKNDKKNNKDDNKDNNKHQPPVVKIEPDTPAEQNGDKGEETKEQTTPIEPILNKDTGANTGQEGD; this is encoded by the coding sequence TTGTCGAAGAGAAGAAGTAAAAGAAGATTTCACCCGTGGCGTTTTTTATTTAAATTTTTTTTAGTATTAACAATATTGTGTGCAGCAGGCTTAGTAGCTTCTTTTGCTTACGTTGGACTTTATGATATGCCGGTATTAAATACAAATGTATTAACCGGGGATACTTCTACTGTGTTAATGGATACGAATGAAAATGTAATTGCCAGGTTGGGAAGTGATGAAAGACTTCCGGTTAAAATAAAGCAGGTTCCTCAACTAGTCAAAGATGCTTTTCTGGCAATTGAAGATATTCGCTTTTATCAACATCACGGAGTAGATCTCAGGGCTATTATCCGCGCTGCCTGGGTAAACATTTCCGGCGGTGAACTGAGAGAGGGCGGCAGTACAATTACTCAGCAGTTAATAAAAATTTCTTACTTGACTCCGGACCGTACTTTTGAAAGAAAAATACAAGAAATAATTCTGTCAGTACAACTGGAGCGTAAATACACTAAAGATGAAATTTTTGAAATGTATTTAAACCGTGTTTACCTGGGGGCAGGTGCATATGGTATACAGTCAGCGGCTAAAATCTATTTTAGTAAAGACATTAACCAGCTTACCCTGGCTGAAACTGCTTTGCTGGCGGGTTTACCCCAGGCACCCAGTTCTTATTCACCTGTGCAGAACCCGTCTGCTGCTTTGGAACGTAGAAATATGGTTTTAGACAAGATGCTAAAATACAACATAATTGATGAAGCCAATTACCAAATGGCTAAATCTGAAGAGGTTAAATTGCACTACACTCCGCCAAAACAAACCTATGATTATCCCTTCTTTGTTGATTACGTTACGGATCAACTAATTGATAAATATGGGGAAGCCAGTGTTTATAAAGGCGGTCTGACAGTTTATGTAACTATTGACCGGGAGCTGCAAAAGATAGCTGAAGCGGCTATGTCCAATAAAAATAATTACCCCAGTACTGTAATCGCTAGCAACGGTACTGCTCAACCTCAGGGAGCGGCTGTATTTTTAGATCCACATACCGGATATATTAAAGCTATTGTAGGAGGTCGTCAGCACACTCAGGCCCGACAACTTAACCGTGCCACACAGATGTGGCGACAGCCCGGTTCAACTTTTAAACCGATAATAGCCTATGGTCCTGCTGTAGAATATAAAAATATGAAGCCTAGTACCATAGTTTATGATAAGCCTACTACCTATGGCAATTGGTCACCTTCAAATGATGATGGCATTTTCAGAGGGGCAGTATCTCTTCGTACTGCACTGGCAAAATCAATTAATATGGTAGCAGTAGAATTGTTGCACGAAGTTTCAATTTCTCAGGCAAAAAAATTCGCAGTTTCCTTGGGAATAGAATCACTGGATGAGCATGACGCAGGACTGGGTATAGCTCTTGGCGGTTTGCATAAGGGAGTTACGCCTCTTGAACTGGCCGGTGCTTACGGGGCTTTTGCCAATCAGGGTGTATTGGTTGAACCCACTGCCATTTTAAAGGTTAAAAGACCTGATGGGTCAGTGTTGGAGGAGGATAAGCCAGCTTCCCGAAGGGTAATGAAACAGACTACTGCGGAAACTATGACCGACATGCTTCAGTCAGTGGTAGAAAAGGGTACTGCTACTGCGGCGGCTATGGAACGGCCGGTAGCCGGAAAAACTGGTACTACTGATGATAACAAGGACATCTGGTTTGTCGGGTATACGCCGGAACTGCTTGGAGCAGTTTGGATTGGGTATGACACACCAAAAGCTATGCCTCATGCCTACGGGGGAACCTATCCGGCCCGCATGTGGAAACAAGTTGTGAGCAAGGCCTTAGACGGTGTGGCTGTTGCCAGATTTCCCGGAACCAGGGCACAAGATACTGTATATGTTCCAAAAACAACTGATGATAGTGTTTCTGATGAAAGCGAAGATAAAAATACTGATAATGAAACCACTTTTGACGACACCTTGCTTATTCCCCCTGCTGGCGAGACAGGTAAAAATGATAAGAAGAATAATAAAGACGATAATAAAGACAATAATAAACATCAACCGCCTGTTGTTAAAATTGAACCGGACACTCCTGCGGAGCAAAATGGAGATAAAGGAGAGGAAACTAAGGAGCAAACTACACCAATTGAACCTATATTGAATAAAGACACAGGTGCAAATACAGGCCAAGAGGGAGATTAA